In one window of Gossypium hirsutum isolate 1008001.06 chromosome A01, Gossypium_hirsutum_v2.1, whole genome shotgun sequence DNA:
- the LOC107936088 gene encoding galactokinase codes for MANHGELPIPIYSSLEPVYGEGSQLEEAKLRFGKLKSKFLEVFGHPPEVFARSPGRVNLIGEHIDYEGYSVLPMAIRQDTIVAIRKCNKGEAEKLIRIANVNDKYTTCIYPADPNQAIDLKNHRWSHYFICGYKGYYEYAKSKGVDVGVPVGLDVLIDGTVPTGSGLSSSAAFVCSSTIAIMAAFGVNFLKKEIAQVTCDCEQNIGTQSGGMDQAISVMAKNGFAELIDFNPIRATDVQLPPGGTFVIAHSLAESKKAVTAATNYNNRVVECRLAAIVLGIKLGMKSQEAIAKVKTLSDVEGLCVKFAKGHGSNDPVLAVKEYLKEKPYTAEEIEKITEKHLPSILGDNPTSLDVLKAAKHFKLQQRAAHVFSEANRVHAFKETVESNLSEEEKLKKLGDLMNDSHDSCSVLYECSCPELEELVKVCRNNGALGARLTGAGWGGCTVALVKESIVPQFIANLTEQFYKSRIDKGMINKNDLGLYVFASKPSSGAAIIKF; via the exons ATGGCGAACCACGGTGAGCTTCCGATTCCAATATACTCTTCGCTTGAACCGGTGTACGGAGAAGGATCACAGCTTGAAGAAGCTAAGCTTCGATTCGGTAAACTGAAGTCCAAGTTTCTCGAAGTATTCGGTCACCCTCCCGAAGTCTTCGCTCGATCTCCAG GGAGAGTGAACTTGATTGGAGAACATATTGACTATGAAGGATACTCGGTCTTGCCGATGGCAATCCGGCAAGACACCATTGTTGCAATTCGAAAGTGCAACAAAGGAGAGGCTGAAAAGCTTATCCGAATAGCTAACGTCAATGATAAGTACACTACTTGTATTTATCCTGCTGATCCTAACCAG GCAATTGACTTGAAAAACCATAGATGGAGTCATTATTTTATTTGTGG GTATAAAGGTTATTATGAATATGCCAAGTCAAAAGGAGTAGATGTCGGTGTGCCTGTTGGTCTTGATGTTCTTATTGATGGAACAGTTCCTACTG GTTCTGGTCTATCAAGCTCTGCCGCTTTTGTTTGTTCATCTACAATTGCTATTATGGCTGCTTTTGGTGTTAACTTTCTAAAG AAAGAAATTGCCCAAGTTACATGTGATTGTGAACAGAACATTGGAACGCAGTCCGGTGGGATGGACCAG GCAATCTCCGTGATGGCTAAAAACGGGTTTGCTGAACTAATAGATTTCAATCCTATTCGTGCAACTGATGTGCAACTCCCTCCTGGTGGTACCTTTGTAATAGCCCATTCATTGGCTGAATCTAAAAAGGCTGTTACAGCCGCTACAAATTATAATAACAGAGTTGTTGAATGTCGATTGGCTGCT aTCGTGCTTGGTATAAAGCTGGGAATGAAGTCACAGGAGGCAATAGCAAAAGTCAAAACTCTTTCTGATGTTGAAGGGTTATGTGTTAAATTTGCCAAGGGTCACGGTTCAAATGATCCTGTACTTGCTGTCAAG GAATATTTGAAGGAGAAGCCATATACTGccgaagaaattgagaaaatcaCTGAGAAACATCTTCCATCAATCTTGGGCGATAACCCAACTTCGTTGGATGTGCTAAAAGCAGCCAAGCACTTCAAGTTGCAGCAG AGAGCTGCTCACGTGTTCTCTGAAGCCAACCGTGTTCATGCTTTCAAGGAAACCGTGGAGTCGAACTTAAG TGAGGAGGAAAAACTGAAGAAGCTTGGCGATCTTATGAATGATAGCCACGACAGCTGTAGTGTTCTCTATGAATGCAG CTGCCCGGAGTTGGAGGAACTAGTAAAAGTATGCCGAAACAATGGTGCTCTAGGAGCAAGGCTGACCGGAGCCGGATGGGGTGGTTGCACAGTTGCGTTAGTAAAAGAAAGTATCGTACCCCAGTTCATTGCCAATTTGACG GAACAATTCTACAAATCTAGGATTGACAAAGGTATGATCAACAAAAATGACCTTGGTCTCTATGTTTTTGCCTCAAAACCATCAAGTGGTGCAGCTATTATTAAATTCTAG
- the LOC121232365 gene encoding probable prefoldin subunit 3, translating into MAAASSSSTESPKTTTERRGIPGAQFVEDVETYLTQTGFDVNSALAFLQERLQQYKLVEMKLLAQQRDLQAKIPDIEKCLDVVATLEAKKGTGEALIADFEVSEGIYSRARIEDNDSVCLWLGANVMLEYSCEEATSLLKKNLENAKASLEVLIADLQFLRDQVTVTQVTIARVYNWDVHQRRIRQIAASSTSKDS; encoded by the exons ATGGCGGCTGCATCTTCGTCTTCGACGGAATCGCCCAAAACGACGACGGAGAGAAGAGGAATACCGGGAGCTCAATTCGTAGAAGATGTCGAGACTTATCTCACTCAAACCGGGTTCGATGTCAACTCCGCCCTCGCTTTTCTCCAAGAAAG GCTTCAGCAGTATAAATTGGTTGAGATGAAACTTCTTGCTCAGCAACGGGATCTTCAG GCAAAAATTCCTGATATCGAGAAATGCTTGGATGTGGTTGCCACTCTAGAAGCTAAGAAGGGTACCGGTGAG GCTCTTATTGCTGATTTCGAAGTCTCTGAAGGCATATACTCACGAGCTCGCATTGAGGATAACGATTCAGTTTGTTTATGGCTGGGAGCAAATGTCATGTTGGAATATTCATGTGAAGAG GCCACTTCGCTACTGAAAAAGAACTTGGAAAACGCAAAAGCAAGTTTAGAAGTTCTTATAGCTGATTTGCAGTTCTTGAGGGATCAAGTGACTGTAACCCAG GTAACCATCGCTCGTGTGTATAATTGGGATGTTCACCAACGAAGAATTCGTCAAATCGCCGCTTCTAGCACATCTAAGGATTCATGA